In Nitrosophilus labii, the following proteins share a genomic window:
- a CDS encoding nickel-dependent hydrogenase large subunit, which translates to MRVELIEKIEGEAKLEYKFKENKIDFVKIVFPHYRGIEEILRNRPVWDALAINPRVCGICGHAHLFATVRAIENLYQNAGIDVNITEKAKLIREITLFCEHIQNHLKWIYLVIVPIMKSIAKINIDQNSFLEIQKAIVNINRVLAIFSGQWPHSSYMVPGGVVCDPTNLDIMQARNFLKNALYIVEKRVFENMAFEEITVSELEKSRTDSGKIFRFLKENSLLSIGKANDRYLIFGEHSFTKRVKIIKTVSYPVKIKYVKEKSQKSGFAKNVTYKNNYYETGPLARMMLLKPNLIKQLHRVYKDGISTRIFARVLEILFLLKKVEAHLNSIELSQKSYNHIKTEIKEGFGESAVEAARGSLIHKIWIEKNRIKKYEIITPTQWNLSNGTLQNPATAQKAMIGLKNSKLAELVFRTFDVCSVCTTH; encoded by the coding sequence ATGAGAGTTGAACTGATAGAAAAAATAGAAGGTGAAGCCAAACTTGAATATAAATTCAAAGAAAATAAAATAGACTTTGTTAAGATAGTTTTTCCTCACTATCGAGGTATTGAAGAGATATTGAGAAATAGGCCCGTTTGGGACGCTTTAGCTATAAATCCAAGGGTTTGCGGAATTTGCGGGCATGCTCACCTTTTTGCTACTGTAAGGGCTATAGAAAATCTCTACCAAAATGCTGGTATAGATGTTAATATTACCGAAAAAGCCAAATTAATAAGAGAAATAACACTTTTTTGCGAACATATACAAAATCATTTAAAATGGATATATTTGGTTATTGTTCCTATTATGAAGAGTATCGCTAAAATAAATATAGATCAAAACAGTTTTTTAGAGATTCAAAAAGCTATTGTAAATATAAATAGAGTACTAGCTATTTTTAGTGGTCAGTGGCCTCACTCATCATATATGGTACCAGGAGGTGTCGTATGCGATCCAACCAATTTGGATATTATGCAAGCAAGAAACTTTTTAAAAAATGCTTTATATATAGTAGAAAAAAGAGTTTTTGAAAATATGGCTTTTGAGGAGATTACTGTTTCTGAGCTTGAAAAAAGCAGAACAGACTCCGGAAAAATTTTTAGATTTTTAAAAGAAAACTCTTTATTATCTATAGGAAAAGCTAACGATAGATATCTTATTTTTGGTGAACACTCTTTTACAAAAAGAGTAAAAATAATAAAGACAGTAAGCTATCCGGTAAAAATTAAGTATGTAAAAGAGAAAAGTCAAAAAAGTGGATTTGCAAAAAATGTAACATATAAAAACAACTACTATGAAACGGGTCCGCTTGCTAGGATGATGCTTCTAAAACCAAATCTAATAAAGCAGCTACATAGGGTTTATAAAGATGGAATTTCTACTAGAATTTTTGCTAGAGTTCTTGAAATTCTTTTTTTATTAAAAAAGGTGGAGGCACATTTAAACAGTATTGAGCTTTCTCAAAAATCATACAATCATATTAAAACTGAGATAAAAGAAGGTTTTGGCGAATCAGCGGTAGAGGCAGCTAGAGGCTCATTAATACATAAAATCTGGATAGAAAAAAATAGAATAAAAAAATATGAAATTATTACACCTACTCAGTGGAATCTCTCTAATGGAACTCTCCAAAATCCTGCAACCGCTCAAAAAGCAATGATAGGTTTGAAAAACAGTAAGTTAGCAGAGCTTGTATTTAGAACTTTTGATGTCTGCTCGGTATGCACTACTCATTAG
- a CDS encoding hydrogenase, whose amino-acid sequence MKSKIVWIQGVTCNGNSHSFLNYQNLDIFLKKVEFLYHPLLPSKYSLKELYEKRFDFDVLIVEGAIKKRYERGIVSLYTLIEKLSLKAKKIIAVGTCATFGGVFKSYDEKNIKGLIFDGEEKKGFFKELEEKVINIPGCPAHPEWLIYVLNMIEAKKKILLDDFLRPKEIYAYTVHSGCIRNEYFEWKVDAKSFGTKEGCLFYEQGCQAPYTHGSCNKILWNEVNSKTRVGMPCLGCTEPTFMKEEPFKTKTYMSIPANMPLGVPKRAYLTLTGVAKSFKIERLTKRLIDES is encoded by the coding sequence ATGAAGAGTAAAATTGTTTGGATACAAGGGGTAACCTGTAACGGTAATTCTCACTCATTTTTAAATTATCAAAATCTAGATATTTTTTTAAAAAAAGTAGAATTTCTTTATCATCCTTTATTGCCATCAAAATATAGTCTAAAAGAACTTTATGAAAAGAGATTTGATTTTGATGTTTTGATAGTTGAAGGAGCTATTAAAAAGAGGTATGAAAGAGGTATTGTTTCATTATATACTCTTATTGAAAAGCTTTCATTAAAAGCTAAAAAAATTATTGCTGTAGGAACTTGTGCAACTTTTGGAGGAGTTTTTAAAAGTTATGATGAAAAAAATATAAAAGGATTGATTTTTGATGGGGAGGAAAAAAAGGGTTTTTTTAAAGAGCTAGAAGAAAAAGTTATAAATATTCCAGGGTGTCCTGCACATCCTGAATGGTTAATATACGTATTAAATATGATAGAAGCTAAAAAAAAGATTTTATTGGACGATTTTTTAAGACCTAAAGAGATTTATGCGTATACAGTTCATAGTGGATGTATAAGAAATGAGTATTTTGAGTGGAAAGTTGATGCAAAAAGTTTTGGAACCAAAGAGGGATGTCTTTTTTATGAGCAGGGTTGTCAAGCGCCATATACGCATGGAAGTTGCAACAAAATTTTATGGAATGAAGTAAACTCTAAAACAAGAGTGGGAATGCCTTGTTTAGGGTGTACCGAACCTACTTTTATGAAAGAAGAACCCTTTAAGACAAAAACCTATATGTCGATTCCTGCAAATATGCCTTTAGGTGTTCCTAAAAGGGCTTATCTCACGTTAACTGGAGTAGCAAAAAGTTTTAAGATAGAGAGATTAACCAAAAGATTGATAGATGAGAGTTGA
- a CDS encoding TetR/AcrR family transcriptional regulator, whose protein sequence is MVKGSRKEQRKIEIMDTALKLFSTDGFYAVTIADIAKELGMSVGNIYNYFSSKDALAKELIMYISKILGSNIRQINMEKISAKEKIEKIVRFYFNIAKERPELIDYFLRVYLSHREVFKDGCEGMICVSPFVTEIMIFFEEGVKNGELREQDFFSAFGLFMGYLGGMVYLKGEGMLPNDLDFYVKSISENIYRALKNEE, encoded by the coding sequence ATGGTAAAAGGAAGCAGAAAAGAGCAAAGAAAGATAGAGATTATGGATACAGCTTTGAAACTTTTTTCAACAGATGGCTTTTATGCTGTGACGATTGCCGATATAGCAAAAGAACTTGGAATGAGTGTAGGAAATATTTATAACTATTTTAGTTCTAAAGATGCTCTTGCAAAAGAACTTATTATGTATATTTCCAAAATTTTGGGTTCAAATATTCGTCAAATCAATATGGAAAAGATAAGCGCTAAAGAGAAGATAGAAAAAATTGTTAGATTTTATTTCAATATTGCAAAAGAGCGTCCTGAACTTATAGACTATTTTTTAAGAGTCTATTTATCTCATCGAGAAGTATTTAAAGATGGATGTGAAGGTATGATTTGTGTGAGTCCATTTGTTACGGAGATTATGATATTTTTTGAAGAGGGAGTAAAAAATGGAGAGCTTAGAGAACAGGATTTTTTCAGTGCATTTGGTCTTTTTATGGGATATCTTGGGGGTATGGTCTATTTAAAAGGGGAAGGTATGCTTCCAAATGATCTAGATTTTTATGTAAAAAGTATATCGGAAAATATATATAGAGCTTTGAAAAATGAAGAGTAA
- a CDS encoding MFS transporter, translated as MVDRFSSHIKNILHGFFLAVATTIAEPSTVLPLIVHHFSSSNILVGIFASLLRGGAIVVQLYAAFNAQTYKVVMPYLKRVFLARFLSWFGIGAAIYLFGESYPTLTLVLIAVGLFIFSFSAGFGAIYFKEILAKVFSHKFRGITMSYRQFFAGFGAILSGAVTGYILQHFQAPQSYAYLFMISAILMGFGLVAFSTIEEPIKENVSKKEKSFKEFLKKSFNYIKVDKALKYQIITILLSYGYLFAMPFVILEAKEKIDLSGYFVGTLISVQMSGAIISNLLWGKLSSIRRNKIIVIISFIVLIIAFLLAALFKEKIVYMVIFFLFGMASDGFRLAANNLILIIAPEEKRPVYVALQANITSLGLFFSIPGGFVLRYFGYDILYIVTLLILSIGLLFSFRLRE; from the coding sequence TTGGTAGATAGATTCTCTTCACATATCAAAAATATTCTTCATGGTTTTTTTTTGGCAGTTGCCACTACTATAGCCGAACCCTCTACCGTTCTTCCTTTAATAGTTCATCATTTTAGTTCAAGCAATATTTTAGTTGGGATTTTTGCATCTTTACTAAGAGGCGGAGCTATAGTAGTTCAGCTTTATGCTGCTTTTAACGCACAGACATATAAAGTGGTGATGCCCTATCTAAAAAGGGTGTTTCTTGCAAGATTTCTAAGCTGGTTCGGTATAGGGGCTGCAATATATCTTTTTGGGGAGAGCTATCCTACATTAACACTTGTTCTTATTGCAGTAGGACTTTTTATCTTTTCTTTTTCTGCAGGGTTTGGAGCCATATATTTCAAAGAGATTTTGGCAAAAGTCTTTTCCCACAAGTTTCGTGGAATCACTATGAGCTATAGGCAGTTTTTTGCAGGTTTTGGTGCTATTTTAAGTGGTGCTGTAACCGGATATATATTGCAACATTTTCAAGCCCCCCAAAGTTATGCATATCTTTTTATGATAAGCGCTATTTTGATGGGATTTGGATTAGTTGCTTTTTCTACTATAGAAGAGCCTATAAAAGAGAATGTTTCTAAAAAAGAGAAAAGTTTTAAGGAGTTTTTGAAGAAATCTTTTAACTATATAAAAGTAGATAAAGCTTTAAAATATCAAATAATTACTATTTTATTGTCCTATGGTTATCTTTTTGCCATGCCTTTTGTAATTTTAGAGGCAAAAGAGAAGATTGATTTAAGCGGATATTTTGTTGGTACTCTTATTTCAGTTCAGATGAGCGGTGCTATAATAAGCAATCTATTATGGGGGAAACTCTCTTCTATAAGAAGAAATAAAATAATTGTTATAATCTCATTTATAGTTTTAATAATTGCTTTTTTGTTGGCTGCACTATTTAAAGAAAAAATAGTTTATATGGTTATATTTTTTCTTTTTGGAATGGCAAGTGATGGATTTAGACTAGCGGCAAATAATCTTATTTTGATAATAGCCCCTGAAGAGAAGAGACCAGTTTATGTTGCTTTGCAAGCTAATATTACCTCTTTGGGACTCTTTTTTTCTATTCCCGGTGGATTCGTTTTAAGATATTTTGGATATGATATTTTGTATATTGTCACACTACTTATTTTAAGTATAGGTTTACTGTTTAGCTTTAGATTAAGGGAGTAA
- a CDS encoding methyltransferase domain-containing protein produces MKPVKEFSRFAKSYQKYKIIQKRVASYLVSKVEQKPKKILDLGAGSGEIYRNIDWQFDRFIAADKSENMLILHPDKNVKKIVCDFNQKSCFEKLKREKFDFVFSSSALQWSSNLDFTLKEISSFKKPCAFSIFTDKTFETIHKIASLDSPIYSLEEILYSINNYFLINYEIKRYRLFFEDKYLMFRYIKKSGVSSGEKRLSYKETKELIRRYPHSYLEFEVVLIWTKL; encoded by the coding sequence ATGAAGCCGGTAAAAGAGTTTTCTAGATTTGCTAAAAGTTATCAAAAATATAAGATCATCCAAAAGAGAGTTGCTTCATATCTAGTCTCTAAAGTAGAGCAAAAACCTAAAAAAATTCTCGATTTAGGAGCAGGAAGCGGTGAAATTTACCGCAATATAGATTGGCAGTTTGATAGATTCATAGCTGCTGACAAATCTGAAAATATGTTAATACTTCACCCGGATAAAAATGTTAAAAAGATAGTTTGCGACTTTAATCAAAAAAGCTGTTTTGAGAAACTGAAAAGAGAGAAATTTGATTTTGTTTTTTCTTCTTCGGCTTTACAATGGAGCTCAAACCTGGATTTTACTCTTAAAGAGATCTCATCTTTTAAAAAACCGTGTGCATTTTCAATATTTACAGATAAAACATTTGAAACTATACATAAAATCGCCTCTTTAGATTCACCTATATATTCCTTGGAAGAGATTTTATATTCGATTAACAACTATTTTTTGATAAACTATGAGATTAAAAGATATCGCCTCTTTTTTGAGGATAAATATTTGATGTTTAGATATATCAAAAAAAGCGGTGTAAGTTCGGGTGAAAAGAGACTCTCATACAAAGAGACAAAAGAGCTCATAAGAAGATATCCACACTCTTATCTTGAGTTTGAAGTAGTGCTTATATGGACAAAATTATGA
- the secG gene encoding preprotein translocase subunit SecG — protein MIQILFIVQIILAIVLTIVILLQKSSSIGLGAYSGSNESLFGAKGPQGFLAKITFTLGAIFVINTITLGYMYNKEYNKSVIDEIETKTKVPIPEVPVKNKAEEVPSVPTTN, from the coding sequence ATGATTCAGATTCTTTTTATAGTTCAAATCATCCTAGCCATAGTTTTAACAATCGTAATATTGTTACAAAAAAGCTCTTCTATAGGTTTGGGTGCATATAGCGGAAGCAATGAATCTCTTTTCGGTGCCAAAGGACCTCAAGGTTTTTTAGCGAAAATAACTTTTACACTAGGAGCTATCTTTGTTATAAATACTATAACTTTAGGATATATGTACAACAAAGAGTATAACAAATCAGTTATAGATGAGATAGAGACAAAAACTAAAGTACCTATACCTGAAGTTCCGGTAAAAAATAAGGCAGAAGAAGTACCGAGTGTACCAACTACAAATTAG
- a CDS encoding polysaccharide deacetylase family protein, giving the protein MESFRKSKFLLLFFLYLLSFTHHSSFITLKADAHIFVYHRFGDDRYPSTNTSIKELKREFEYLKKNGYEVIPLKKLVKALKNRKKIPDNWVVLTIDDGYKSFYENALKIFKEYDYPFTIFVSTKPSENRYGDFMNWEQINDCSNYGEIGLHSHSHPHLTHLSDEKIKKDTKKAIDIFQKRLGYKPKYYAYPYGEYDDRVKKVIKSFRFEAILNQNAGAVNEYSDIFDLDRVAMVGNVDIASKLKLKYLNAIWYEPKKFPKDSILKRVKVKIFEDVKRAQLYVSGYGWRWVDVKNGIVDEILNIKLNKNRVRVIIKVKNSKINTKILVK; this is encoded by the coding sequence TTGGAGAGTTTTAGGAAAAGTAAGTTTTTACTCTTATTTTTCCTCTATCTTTTATCCTTCACTCATCACTCATCATTCATCACTCTAAAAGCCGACGCTCACATTTTCGTATATCACAGGTTTGGTGACGACAGATATCCTTCTACTAATACTTCTATAAAAGAGTTAAAAAGAGAGTTTGAATATCTAAAAAAAAATGGGTATGAAGTGATTCCTCTAAAAAAACTTGTAAAAGCTTTAAAAAACAGAAAAAAAATCCCGGATAATTGGGTTGTTTTAACTATAGATGACGGTTATAAAAGTTTTTATGAAAACGCTCTTAAAATTTTCAAAGAGTATGATTATCCTTTTACTATTTTTGTATCCACAAAGCCAAGTGAAAATAGATATGGAGATTTTATGAACTGGGAACAGATTAACGACTGTTCAAATTATGGCGAAATAGGTCTCCACTCTCATTCTCATCCGCATCTAACACACCTTAGCGACGAAAAGATAAAAAAAGATACGAAAAAAGCTATCGATATTTTTCAAAAAAGATTGGGTTATAAGCCAAAATATTACGCATATCCTTACGGAGAGTATGACGATAGGGTTAAAAAAGTGATAAAAAGCTTTAGATTTGAGGCGATTTTAAATCAAAATGCCGGAGCTGTAAACGAATATAGCGATATTTTCGATCTTGATAGAGTAGCTATGGTGGGCAATGTAGATATAGCCTCTAAATTGAAACTAAAATATCTAAACGCTATTTGGTATGAACCTAAAAAATTTCCTAAAGACTCTATACTTAAAAGGGTAAAAGTAAAGATTTTTGAAGATGTCAAAAGAGCCCAACTTTACGTTAGCGGCTATGGCTGGAGATGGGTAGATGTAAAAAATGGAATAGTAGATGAAATTTTAAATATAAAACTTAATAAAAATAGAGTTAGAGTGATTATAAAGGTAAAAAATAGTAAAATTAATACCAAAATTTTAGTTAAGTAG
- the frr gene encoding ribosome recycling factor — MKLNEIYDYARDHMQKSLEVMKKDFNTLRTGRVTTSVVENIKVDYYGAPTPLNQAASVVATDATTIVISPWDKSLLSEIERAIQEANIGVNPNNDGEQIKLFFPPMTVEQRKEESKKAKQFGEKAKIAIRNVRRDANDKIKKLFKDKVITEDEEKKALEEVQKITDEFVKKVDELVKAKEQEIMKV; from the coding sequence ATGAAACTAAATGAAATATACGATTACGCTAGAGATCATATGCAAAAATCTCTTGAAGTTATGAAAAAAGACTTTAATACTTTAAGAACTGGACGTGTAACAACTTCGGTTGTAGAAAATATTAAAGTTGATTACTATGGTGCTCCAACTCCACTTAATCAGGCAGCTTCAGTAGTAGCTACAGATGCTACAACAATTGTAATATCTCCATGGGATAAATCTTTACTTTCTGAGATAGAAAGAGCAATTCAAGAGGCGAATATTGGCGTAAACCCAAATAACGACGGAGAACAGATAAAACTATTTTTCCCTCCTATGACTGTGGAGCAAAGAAAAGAGGAATCGAAAAAAGCTAAACAATTCGGTGAAAAAGCAAAAATTGCCATAAGAAATGTAAGACGGGACGCAAACGATAAAATAAAAAAACTTTTCAAAGATAAAGTAATAACAGAAGATGAAGAGAAAAAAGCTTTGGAAGAAGTTCAAAAAATAACAGACGAATTCGTAAAGAAAGTGGATGAGCTTGTTAAAGCTAAAGAGCAAGAGATTATGAAGGTATAG
- the pyrE gene encoding orotate phosphoribosyltransferase, whose product MLDIEKIYKDSGALLEGHFLLSSGKHSPNYLQSAKVLENPKLAEKLAQELAKQIKDYPLEVDTVCSPAIGGLLAGYELARALGVRFIFTERKDGEMTLRRGFEVSPGEKILICEDIITTGGSAMEAAQEVEKRGAQIIGFAALANRGICTRVGSNLDRKNECKLPKNLPFFALEDFNFPIYTEDECPMCKEGSKPIKPGSRGN is encoded by the coding sequence ATGCTTGATATCGAAAAAATATATAAAGACAGCGGTGCACTTTTGGAGGGACATTTTCTGCTCTCTAGTGGTAAACACAGTCCAAACTATCTACAAAGCGCCAAAGTTTTGGAAAATCCTAAATTAGCTGAAAAACTAGCACAAGAACTAGCTAAACAGATAAAAGATTATCCACTTGAAGTAGATACCGTTTGTTCTCCTGCAATAGGAGGACTTTTAGCCGGATACGAATTAGCCCGTGCTTTGGGTGTAAGATTTATTTTTACTGAGAGAAAAGATGGAGAGATGACTCTTCGACGAGGTTTTGAAGTTTCTCCTGGTGAAAAAATCCTTATATGTGAAGATATCATTACAACAGGCGGCTCAGCTATGGAAGCGGCACAGGAAGTAGAAAAAAGAGGTGCGCAGATAATAGGTTTTGCCGCTTTAGCTAATAGAGGAATTTGTACAAGAGTAGGTTCTAACTTAGATAGAAAAAATGAATGTAAACTACCGAAAAACTTGCCTTTTTTCGCTTTAGAAGATTTTAATTTCCCTATATATACTGAGGATGAGTGTCCTATGTGCAAAGAGGGCAGTAAACCTATTAAACCCGGAAGTAGAGGCAATTAG